AGTCGATCTCGCCATCATTGGCGGCGAAGTTCCAACCGAGCTCCAAGATACGCTCGATATTTATCCCTACGCCGAGGACGAGTTAGCGCTGATCGTGACGGGGTCACATCCGATGGCCAAGCTCGAGGCCATCCCCAAGGAAGATCTGTACAAACTCGGGTTCATTACCCTCGACTCCCAGTCGACCATTCGCAAGGTGATCGATCAGGTTTTGGTTCGCCATAACATCAACTCCAAACGACTGAAGATCGAAATGGAGCTTAATTCTATAGAGGCGATCAAAAATGCAGTGCAGTCCGGTCTCGGAGCGGCATTCGTCTCAACGACGGCGATCGAAAAGGAGTTGCAGATGCAAACGCTAAGACGGCTGGCGATCGAGGACGTGTCGGTGCGGCGGACGCTTTCACTGATCGTCAATCCCAATCGCTATCGCTCCAAAGCAGCCGAAGCCTTCATGCAGGAAATCTTGCCGCTATACTGCACGGACGGATGGTTCAAAGGTCTGGATACGCCGCAGCCGACCCAGTCTAACCGTCGCCGCGCTGCAGCTTCTAAGCCCAGTCGCAGTTGAGCGATCGCTGCGGACAGTTGCGCGGAGCAAGGTGTCCTCAGGACGGATGTCGTTGTTAGTTCGCGCTAGGGGACGAGGCGGGCGCCCGCGGGGCGATCGCTACAATCGAGGGTAGACAGCGAACATTCCAAGCAAAGGCCGCACGTCCATGATCCCAACCGTCATCGAAAGCTCCGGTCGCGGCGAACGCGCATTTGATATCTACTCGCGCCTGCTGCGGGAGCGCATCGTTTTCCTCGGACAGCAAGTCACCGACGAACTTGCTAATGTTATCGTCGCGCAAATGCTGTTCTTGGAAGCAGAAGATCCCGACAAGGATATCTATTTGTATATCAACTCCCCTGGCGGTTCGGTTTACGCGGGATTGGGCATCTTCGACACGATGAACCAAATCCGCCCGGACGTGAGTACTATCTGCTTGGGTTTGGCTGCTAGCATGGGCGCGTTTTTGCTCAGTGCTGGAGCGAAGGGTAAGCGCCTTAGCTTGCCGAACTCGCGCATTATGATCCACCAACCGCTCGGCGGCGCTCAGGGTCAGGCGGCAGATATCGAGATTCAGGCGAAGGAAATCCTGTATCTAAAGCAGCAGCTCAATCAATACATCGCCGACCATACCGGACAGCCGCTGGATCGCATTGCTGAAGACACCGAACGCGACTTTTTCATGTCGCCCTTCGAAGCGGCAGAGTACGGTTTGATCGACCAAGTAATCGATCGCAAACCCTCCGCCAGCAACCCACCCGACACCAACGGTAACTAACATCACCCACTAACAACAAGATGCCACTCGACGAGCGACTGTCTCCGTTCTCCTCCGGGAGCGTGCAGTCGCTCGTTTGTATTAGCGTTTGCCCGGCAGCTAACTGGAAATGGCAAGAAGGTTGCGCGTTGAATCGGCGAGATCGAAAAAATCTAGCAAAGGAAGGGAGCGTCAGGACAGTTTCTCGAAGGAAAGTCTAGGAGCAACGTCCTTTCAGTGGCTCTTTGCAAATTCAAATTACGCGCAATCGGGCACAAACTCACAACAAGCGAATGGCCTTTATGTTCTTTTAGGGTCGCTCGGGGTAGTCCGATCCCCGGCTAGACCCCTTTCAAACAGCTTTTTAGCTTAATCTCCCCCGAGTTATCTCCGCTGAAAACATCCCACGCAAGCCCAAAGTTCGTTCTCAGATTTGCTGCTCATGACCATTTGTTTGTGTCCCGGCATCCACGCCCCACAGCTCACCCGCGAGTTTGCTGCTGCCATCGGACTGAGCGCACCGAAAGTTGCCCCTGGCAGTCCATTCGCGATCGCCGATCTTCTGAGCTTCCTGGACGGAGCGATCGCCTCGACCGAACCCCTAACGTTCATTGCCTTCAGCGCGGGAGTTGTCGGTGCAATTGGGGCTGCACCTTTGTGGCAGCAACGCGGCGGCATCGTGCGTTCGCTCCTTGCCTTCGACGGCTGGGGCGTCCCGCTCGCTGGCACGTATCCCCAACATCGCTTCAGCCACGATCGCTTCACTGCTTGGAGTTCGACCCTGCTCGGTGCTGGCGACGACCTTTTCTTTTGCGACCCACCCGTTCCGCACCTTGATCTATGGCGATCGCCACACACTGCCCGTGGGTGGCACGTCCCGCGTCCCGGCTGGCACCACCGCACGACTGCCGCCGACCTGACGCGATCGCTCTTGGCTCGCTACGGGGAAAACTTGAATTAACTCTGGAGGATGGGAAGAGCAAACGGTCGCTCGGCGATCGCAATGCATGGCAGGGGGATTCTCAGCAACCTGCAAAATATTTAACAAAACTCTTAAAATAGGGTTCCAATCGTTCAGATGGCCGTAGCATCATAAACAACGTTGTTAGCACCTA
This DNA window, taken from Rubidibacter lacunae KORDI 51-2, encodes the following:
- a CDS encoding LysR family transcriptional regulator, with the translated sequence MSDIPFTLDQLRILKAIASEGSFKRAADTLYISQPAVSLQVQNLERQMDVPLFDRGGRRAQLTEAGQLLLSYGEKVLSLCQETCRAIEDLQNLQGGTLLIGASQTTGTYLLPRMIGAFRQKYTDVAVQLHVHSTRRTSWSVANGQVDLAIIGGEVPTELQDTLDIYPYAEDELALIVTGSHPMAKLEAIPKEDLYKLGFITLDSQSTIRKVIDQVLVRHNINSKRLKIEMELNSIEAIKNAVQSGLGAAFVSTTAIEKELQMQTLRRLAIEDVSVRRTLSLIVNPNRYRSKAAEAFMQEILPLYCTDGWFKGLDTPQPTQSNRRRAAASKPSRS
- the clpP gene encoding ATP-dependent Clp endopeptidase proteolytic subunit ClpP; translation: MIPTVIESSGRGERAFDIYSRLLRERIVFLGQQVTDELANVIVAQMLFLEAEDPDKDIYLYINSPGGSVYAGLGIFDTMNQIRPDVSTICLGLAASMGAFLLSAGAKGKRLSLPNSRIMIHQPLGGAQGQAADIEIQAKEILYLKQQLNQYIADHTGQPLDRIAEDTERDFFMSPFEAAEYGLIDQVIDRKPSASNPPDTNGN